One window of Penaeus chinensis breed Huanghai No. 1 chromosome 3, ASM1920278v2, whole genome shotgun sequence genomic DNA carries:
- the LOC125039420 gene encoding nucleoporin p54-like isoform X8, which produces MSNFGFGTTNTGGSTAPSGGGFSFGGTSTAGTSTAASTGFSFGGTSTAPKSTAGSTGFTFGNAATAGAATGTAGGFSFGAPATSAPGGFCFGSATNPTTSASPFGATFGAATPATTATTQGFSFGGGTNPPAKAFNFGGPATSNASGGFGLLGSGFGAKPATGFPAQTSDATQLQQGALGQPDPSLALHLAICTPSYFNNESDEVLRKWNQLQAFWGAGKGYYAPNMPPVEFTPENPYCRFKAVCYARIPDYRNEDGHVQVNIGKPLSEVEQHKQQIVTTLTTLFNGAEVVVEAAFAAKGPNQTVLHMHVLQPLPNGGKQKAPSSDVYRHMAAPTSAETVKNLCIQDVIPLVSLTEKQMKEYLDTPQRGIDPALWEQAKRANPDPKKFFPVVKVGFQELQMQFKEQEQHAEKLQTSMKEVTDAITQLKHKQAMVRAAIQNAKWKQANLMRRVLKLVSAQEVERKRGVPLDQTEEQIRMRLEDLYVQLMQPTQYRGCLNELMAQMSVKPSGLKGCPRYGLVNDKEKDISQYISWQQEALNAVVTVLKEDLQIVDSMGEELQRKS; this is translated from the exons attttggaTTTGGTACAACGAATACCGGTGGGTCGACAGCGCcaagtggaggtg GCTTTAGTTTTGGAGGCACAAGCACAGCAGGCACAAGCACTGCGGCGTCTACAG GTTTTAGTTTCGGAGGGACAAGCACTGCGCCGAAGTCGACTGCAGGTTCTACAG gtttcACTTTTGGAAACGCGGCCACGGCAGGGGCAGCAACAGGAACAGCAG GTGGTTTCAGCTTCGGTGCACCAGCCACAAGTGCCCCCGGAG GATTTTGCTTTGGCTCCGCTACCAACCCCACCACAAGTGCATCTC CCTTTGGTGCGACCTTTGGAGCCGCCACACCAGCTACCACAGCAACCACACAAG GCTTCAGCTTCGGCGGCGGCACCAACCCCCCTGCCAAGGCGTTTAACTTCGGAGGCCCTGCGACTTCCAATGCCTCGGGCGGCTTTGGGCTCCTGGGCTCTGGGTTTGG AGCTAAGCCTGCTACTGGTTTCCCAGCACAGACCTCAG ATGCCACACAGCTTCAGCAGGGTGCTCTAGGGCAGCCCGACCCCTCACTGGCCCTCCACCTGGCCATCTGCACCCCTTCATACTTCAACAACGAGAGCGATGAGGTGCTGCGCAAGTGGAACCAGCTGCAAGCCTTCTGGGGCGCTGGAAAAG GCTATTACGCCCCAAACATGCCCCCGGTGGAGTTCACGCCTGAAAACCCTTACTGCCGCTTCAAGGCCGTCTGTTACGCGCGCATCCCAGACTACCGGAATGAGGATGGCCACGTTCAGGTCAACATTGGGAAGCCGCTGTCGGAAGTGGA GCAGCACAAACAGCAGATTGTGACGACCCTGACGACACTCTTCAACGgggcggaggtggtggtggaagcgGCGTTTGCTGCAAAAGGCCCCAATCAGACCGTCCTTCACATGCACGTCTTGCAGCCACTTCCAAATG GTGGGAAACAGAAAGCGCCCTCGTCGGATGTGTATCGTCACATGGCAGCCCCGACCAGTGCAGAAACTGTTAAG AACTTGTGCATTCAGGATGTGATCCCACTAGTGTCGTTGACCGAGAAGCAGATGAAGGAATATCTCGACACCCCACAGAGAG GCATCGACCCCGCCCTGTGGGAGCAGGCCAAGAGGGCAAACCCTGACCCCAAGAAGTTCTTCCCCGTTGTCAAGGTCGGGTTCCAGGAGCTCCAGATGCAGTTCAA AGAGCAGGAGCAGCATGCAGAAAAACTGCAGACCAGCATGAAGGAGGTCACAGACGCCATCACGCAGCTCAAGCACAAGCAGGCTATGGTGAGGGCAGCCATCCAGAATGCCAAGTGGAAGCAGGCCAACCTCATGCGCAGGGTGCtcaag CTGGTGTCGGCTCAGGAAGTAGAGCGCAAGAGAGGAGTGCCACTTGATCAGACGGAGGAGCAGATCCGCATGCGGCTGGAAGACCTGTATGTCCAGCTTATGCAGCCCACGCAGTACAGG GGATGCCTCAACGAGCTCATGGCCCAGATGTCGGTGAAGCCATCTGGCTTGAAGGGTTGCCCTCGCTACGGCCTGGTGAACGACAAGGAAAAGGACATCTCGCAGTATATCTCTTGGCAGCAAGAAGCACTCAATGCAGTTGTCACAGTCCTAAAGGAGGACCTACAGATTGTAGACAGTATGGGGGAAGAACTACAAAGAAAGTCTTAG
- the LOC125039420 gene encoding nucleoporin p54-like isoform X3, with amino-acid sequence MSNFGFGTTNTGGSTAPSGGGFSFGGTSTAGTSTAASTGFTFGNAATAGAATGTAGGFSFGAPATSAPGGFCFGSATNPTTSASPFGATFGAATPATTATTQGFGFLTNFGGSGGGGGGAGGGGGFPKPATSFGPGGFASLTNTVPGTGFSFGGGTNPPAKAFNFGGPATSNASGGFGLLGSGFGAKPATGFPAQTSDATQLQQGALGQPDPSLALHLAICTPSYFNNESDEVLRKWNQLQAFWGAGKGYYAPNMPPVEFTPENPYCRFKAVCYARIPDYRNEDGHVQVNIGKPLSEVEQHKQQIVTTLTTLFNGAEVVVEAAFAAKGPNQTVLHMHVLQPLPNGGKQKAPSSDVYRHMAAPTSAETVKNLCIQDVIPLVSLTEKQMKEYLDTPQRGIDPALWEQAKRANPDPKKFFPVVKVGFQELQMQFKEQEQHAEKLQTSMKEVTDAITQLKHKQAMVRAAIQNAKWKQANLMRRVLKLVSAQEVERKRGVPLDQTEEQIRMRLEDLYVQLMQPTQYRGCLNELMAQMSVKPSGLKGCPRYGLVNDKEKDISQYISWQQEALNAVVTVLKEDLQIVDSMGEELQRKS; translated from the exons attttggaTTTGGTACAACGAATACCGGTGGGTCGACAGCGCcaagtggaggtg GCTTTAGTTTTGGAGGCACAAGCACAGCAGGCACAAGCACTGCGGCGTCTACAG gtttcACTTTTGGAAACGCGGCCACGGCAGGGGCAGCAACAGGAACAGCAG GTGGTTTCAGCTTCGGTGCACCAGCCACAAGTGCCCCCGGAG GATTTTGCTTTGGCTCCGCTACCAACCCCACCACAAGTGCATCTC CCTTTGGTGCGACCTTTGGAGCCGCCACACCAGCTACCACAGCAACCACACAAG GGTTTGGCTTTCTGACTAACTttggtggtagtggaggtggtggaggaggtgcaggaggtggCGGTGGGTTTCCCAAGCCGGCAACCTCCTTTGGGCCAGGAGGCTTTGCAAGCCTTACTAATACGGTGCCTGGAACGG GCTTCAGCTTCGGCGGCGGCACCAACCCCCCTGCCAAGGCGTTTAACTTCGGAGGCCCTGCGACTTCCAATGCCTCGGGCGGCTTTGGGCTCCTGGGCTCTGGGTTTGG AGCTAAGCCTGCTACTGGTTTCCCAGCACAGACCTCAG ATGCCACACAGCTTCAGCAGGGTGCTCTAGGGCAGCCCGACCCCTCACTGGCCCTCCACCTGGCCATCTGCACCCCTTCATACTTCAACAACGAGAGCGATGAGGTGCTGCGCAAGTGGAACCAGCTGCAAGCCTTCTGGGGCGCTGGAAAAG GCTATTACGCCCCAAACATGCCCCCGGTGGAGTTCACGCCTGAAAACCCTTACTGCCGCTTCAAGGCCGTCTGTTACGCGCGCATCCCAGACTACCGGAATGAGGATGGCCACGTTCAGGTCAACATTGGGAAGCCGCTGTCGGAAGTGGA GCAGCACAAACAGCAGATTGTGACGACCCTGACGACACTCTTCAACGgggcggaggtggtggtggaagcgGCGTTTGCTGCAAAAGGCCCCAATCAGACCGTCCTTCACATGCACGTCTTGCAGCCACTTCCAAATG GTGGGAAACAGAAAGCGCCCTCGTCGGATGTGTATCGTCACATGGCAGCCCCGACCAGTGCAGAAACTGTTAAG AACTTGTGCATTCAGGATGTGATCCCACTAGTGTCGTTGACCGAGAAGCAGATGAAGGAATATCTCGACACCCCACAGAGAG GCATCGACCCCGCCCTGTGGGAGCAGGCCAAGAGGGCAAACCCTGACCCCAAGAAGTTCTTCCCCGTTGTCAAGGTCGGGTTCCAGGAGCTCCAGATGCAGTTCAA AGAGCAGGAGCAGCATGCAGAAAAACTGCAGACCAGCATGAAGGAGGTCACAGACGCCATCACGCAGCTCAAGCACAAGCAGGCTATGGTGAGGGCAGCCATCCAGAATGCCAAGTGGAAGCAGGCCAACCTCATGCGCAGGGTGCtcaag CTGGTGTCGGCTCAGGAAGTAGAGCGCAAGAGAGGAGTGCCACTTGATCAGACGGAGGAGCAGATCCGCATGCGGCTGGAAGACCTGTATGTCCAGCTTATGCAGCCCACGCAGTACAGG GGATGCCTCAACGAGCTCATGGCCCAGATGTCGGTGAAGCCATCTGGCTTGAAGGGTTGCCCTCGCTACGGCCTGGTGAACGACAAGGAAAAGGACATCTCGCAGTATATCTCTTGGCAGCAAGAAGCACTCAATGCAGTTGTCACAGTCCTAAAGGAGGACCTACAGATTGTAGACAGTATGGGGGAAGAACTACAAAGAAAGTCTTAG
- the LOC125039420 gene encoding nucleoporin p54-like isoform X10, with product MSNFGFGTTNTGGSTAPSGGGFSFGGTSTAGTSTAASTGFSFGGTSTAPKSTAGSTGFTFGNAATAGAATGTAGFCFGSATNPTTSASPFGATFGAATPATTATTQGFSFGGGTNPPAKAFNFGGPATSNASGGFGLLGSGFGAKPATGFPAQTSDATQLQQGALGQPDPSLALHLAICTPSYFNNESDEVLRKWNQLQAFWGAGKGYYAPNMPPVEFTPENPYCRFKAVCYARIPDYRNEDGHVQVNIGKPLSEVEQHKQQIVTTLTTLFNGAEVVVEAAFAAKGPNQTVLHMHVLQPLPNGGKQKAPSSDVYRHMAAPTSAETVKNLCIQDVIPLVSLTEKQMKEYLDTPQRGIDPALWEQAKRANPDPKKFFPVVKVGFQELQMQFKEQEQHAEKLQTSMKEVTDAITQLKHKQAMVRAAIQNAKWKQANLMRRVLKLVSAQEVERKRGVPLDQTEEQIRMRLEDLYVQLMQPTQYRGCLNELMAQMSVKPSGLKGCPRYGLVNDKEKDISQYISWQQEALNAVVTVLKEDLQIVDSMGEELQRKS from the exons attttggaTTTGGTACAACGAATACCGGTGGGTCGACAGCGCcaagtggaggtg GCTTTAGTTTTGGAGGCACAAGCACAGCAGGCACAAGCACTGCGGCGTCTACAG GTTTTAGTTTCGGAGGGACAAGCACTGCGCCGAAGTCGACTGCAGGTTCTACAG gtttcACTTTTGGAAACGCGGCCACGGCAGGGGCAGCAACAGGAACAGCAG GATTTTGCTTTGGCTCCGCTACCAACCCCACCACAAGTGCATCTC CCTTTGGTGCGACCTTTGGAGCCGCCACACCAGCTACCACAGCAACCACACAAG GCTTCAGCTTCGGCGGCGGCACCAACCCCCCTGCCAAGGCGTTTAACTTCGGAGGCCCTGCGACTTCCAATGCCTCGGGCGGCTTTGGGCTCCTGGGCTCTGGGTTTGG AGCTAAGCCTGCTACTGGTTTCCCAGCACAGACCTCAG ATGCCACACAGCTTCAGCAGGGTGCTCTAGGGCAGCCCGACCCCTCACTGGCCCTCCACCTGGCCATCTGCACCCCTTCATACTTCAACAACGAGAGCGATGAGGTGCTGCGCAAGTGGAACCAGCTGCAAGCCTTCTGGGGCGCTGGAAAAG GCTATTACGCCCCAAACATGCCCCCGGTGGAGTTCACGCCTGAAAACCCTTACTGCCGCTTCAAGGCCGTCTGTTACGCGCGCATCCCAGACTACCGGAATGAGGATGGCCACGTTCAGGTCAACATTGGGAAGCCGCTGTCGGAAGTGGA GCAGCACAAACAGCAGATTGTGACGACCCTGACGACACTCTTCAACGgggcggaggtggtggtggaagcgGCGTTTGCTGCAAAAGGCCCCAATCAGACCGTCCTTCACATGCACGTCTTGCAGCCACTTCCAAATG GTGGGAAACAGAAAGCGCCCTCGTCGGATGTGTATCGTCACATGGCAGCCCCGACCAGTGCAGAAACTGTTAAG AACTTGTGCATTCAGGATGTGATCCCACTAGTGTCGTTGACCGAGAAGCAGATGAAGGAATATCTCGACACCCCACAGAGAG GCATCGACCCCGCCCTGTGGGAGCAGGCCAAGAGGGCAAACCCTGACCCCAAGAAGTTCTTCCCCGTTGTCAAGGTCGGGTTCCAGGAGCTCCAGATGCAGTTCAA AGAGCAGGAGCAGCATGCAGAAAAACTGCAGACCAGCATGAAGGAGGTCACAGACGCCATCACGCAGCTCAAGCACAAGCAGGCTATGGTGAGGGCAGCCATCCAGAATGCCAAGTGGAAGCAGGCCAACCTCATGCGCAGGGTGCtcaag CTGGTGTCGGCTCAGGAAGTAGAGCGCAAGAGAGGAGTGCCACTTGATCAGACGGAGGAGCAGATCCGCATGCGGCTGGAAGACCTGTATGTCCAGCTTATGCAGCCCACGCAGTACAGG GGATGCCTCAACGAGCTCATGGCCCAGATGTCGGTGAAGCCATCTGGCTTGAAGGGTTGCCCTCGCTACGGCCTGGTGAACGACAAGGAAAAGGACATCTCGCAGTATATCTCTTGGCAGCAAGAAGCACTCAATGCAGTTGTCACAGTCCTAAAGGAGGACCTACAGATTGTAGACAGTATGGGGGAAGAACTACAAAGAAAGTCTTAG
- the LOC125039420 gene encoding nucleoporin p54-like isoform X2 yields MSNFGFGTTNTGGSTAPSGGGFSFGGTSTAGTSTAASTGFSFGGTSTAPKSTAGSTGFTFGNAATAGAATGTAGFCFGSATNPTTSASPFGATFGAATPATTATTQGFGFLTNFGGSGGGGGGAGGGGGFPKPATSFGPGGFASLTNTVPGTGFSFGGGTNPPAKAFNFGGPATSNASGGFGLLGSGFGAKPATGFPAQTSDATQLQQGALGQPDPSLALHLAICTPSYFNNESDEVLRKWNQLQAFWGAGKGYYAPNMPPVEFTPENPYCRFKAVCYARIPDYRNEDGHVQVNIGKPLSEVEQHKQQIVTTLTTLFNGAEVVVEAAFAAKGPNQTVLHMHVLQPLPNGGKQKAPSSDVYRHMAAPTSAETVKNLCIQDVIPLVSLTEKQMKEYLDTPQRGIDPALWEQAKRANPDPKKFFPVVKVGFQELQMQFKEQEQHAEKLQTSMKEVTDAITQLKHKQAMVRAAIQNAKWKQANLMRRVLKLVSAQEVERKRGVPLDQTEEQIRMRLEDLYVQLMQPTQYRGCLNELMAQMSVKPSGLKGCPRYGLVNDKEKDISQYISWQQEALNAVVTVLKEDLQIVDSMGEELQRKS; encoded by the exons attttggaTTTGGTACAACGAATACCGGTGGGTCGACAGCGCcaagtggaggtg GCTTTAGTTTTGGAGGCACAAGCACAGCAGGCACAAGCACTGCGGCGTCTACAG GTTTTAGTTTCGGAGGGACAAGCACTGCGCCGAAGTCGACTGCAGGTTCTACAG gtttcACTTTTGGAAACGCGGCCACGGCAGGGGCAGCAACAGGAACAGCAG GATTTTGCTTTGGCTCCGCTACCAACCCCACCACAAGTGCATCTC CCTTTGGTGCGACCTTTGGAGCCGCCACACCAGCTACCACAGCAACCACACAAG GGTTTGGCTTTCTGACTAACTttggtggtagtggaggtggtggaggaggtgcaggaggtggCGGTGGGTTTCCCAAGCCGGCAACCTCCTTTGGGCCAGGAGGCTTTGCAAGCCTTACTAATACGGTGCCTGGAACGG GCTTCAGCTTCGGCGGCGGCACCAACCCCCCTGCCAAGGCGTTTAACTTCGGAGGCCCTGCGACTTCCAATGCCTCGGGCGGCTTTGGGCTCCTGGGCTCTGGGTTTGG AGCTAAGCCTGCTACTGGTTTCCCAGCACAGACCTCAG ATGCCACACAGCTTCAGCAGGGTGCTCTAGGGCAGCCCGACCCCTCACTGGCCCTCCACCTGGCCATCTGCACCCCTTCATACTTCAACAACGAGAGCGATGAGGTGCTGCGCAAGTGGAACCAGCTGCAAGCCTTCTGGGGCGCTGGAAAAG GCTATTACGCCCCAAACATGCCCCCGGTGGAGTTCACGCCTGAAAACCCTTACTGCCGCTTCAAGGCCGTCTGTTACGCGCGCATCCCAGACTACCGGAATGAGGATGGCCACGTTCAGGTCAACATTGGGAAGCCGCTGTCGGAAGTGGA GCAGCACAAACAGCAGATTGTGACGACCCTGACGACACTCTTCAACGgggcggaggtggtggtggaagcgGCGTTTGCTGCAAAAGGCCCCAATCAGACCGTCCTTCACATGCACGTCTTGCAGCCACTTCCAAATG GTGGGAAACAGAAAGCGCCCTCGTCGGATGTGTATCGTCACATGGCAGCCCCGACCAGTGCAGAAACTGTTAAG AACTTGTGCATTCAGGATGTGATCCCACTAGTGTCGTTGACCGAGAAGCAGATGAAGGAATATCTCGACACCCCACAGAGAG GCATCGACCCCGCCCTGTGGGAGCAGGCCAAGAGGGCAAACCCTGACCCCAAGAAGTTCTTCCCCGTTGTCAAGGTCGGGTTCCAGGAGCTCCAGATGCAGTTCAA AGAGCAGGAGCAGCATGCAGAAAAACTGCAGACCAGCATGAAGGAGGTCACAGACGCCATCACGCAGCTCAAGCACAAGCAGGCTATGGTGAGGGCAGCCATCCAGAATGCCAAGTGGAAGCAGGCCAACCTCATGCGCAGGGTGCtcaag CTGGTGTCGGCTCAGGAAGTAGAGCGCAAGAGAGGAGTGCCACTTGATCAGACGGAGGAGCAGATCCGCATGCGGCTGGAAGACCTGTATGTCCAGCTTATGCAGCCCACGCAGTACAGG GGATGCCTCAACGAGCTCATGGCCCAGATGTCGGTGAAGCCATCTGGCTTGAAGGGTTGCCCTCGCTACGGCCTGGTGAACGACAAGGAAAAGGACATCTCGCAGTATATCTCTTGGCAGCAAGAAGCACTCAATGCAGTTGTCACAGTCCTAAAGGAGGACCTACAGATTGTAGACAGTATGGGGGAAGAACTACAAAGAAAGTCTTAG